One region of Roseovarius faecimaris genomic DNA includes:
- a CDS encoding alpha/beta hydrolase, whose translation MRRALRWSALILVGALAGLVAFAPHEPVDTDVSFDARLLEGGVAAYLRRVEARYDDIRPDSAKRVIWAAGQEERQTPLSIVYLHGFSASSQEIRPVPDRLSEALGANLVFTRFRGHGRSADAMAEARVADWMHDAAEALAVGRAVGEEVIVISTSTGGTVAALALSQPELAERVKGVIFVSPNFGIQNTLAPLLTWPGARHWLPLLAGERRSFEPRNPGQAAHWTTEYPSAAVFPMAAMVRHAIKQDYSRTTIPALFYYSSDDKVVRPDITAKVEAAWGGEVTRLSPVLTETDDPFAHVVAGDIMSPGNTGAATQAMLTWITGL comes from the coding sequence GTGAGACGCGCGCTGCGCTGGAGCGCGCTGATCCTCGTCGGGGCCTTGGCCGGGCTCGTTGCATTTGCCCCCCATGAGCCGGTCGACACAGATGTGAGTTTTGATGCGCGACTGCTGGAGGGCGGGGTCGCTGCGTATCTGAGGCGTGTCGAGGCGCGGTATGACGATATCCGCCCGGATAGCGCCAAGCGGGTGATCTGGGCCGCCGGGCAGGAGGAAAGGCAAACCCCGCTGTCGATCGTCTATCTGCATGGTTTCTCGGCCTCATCGCAGGAAATCCGCCCCGTGCCCGACAGGCTTTCCGAGGCATTGGGAGCCAATCTTGTGTTCACCCGGTTCAGAGGCCACGGGCGCAGCGCCGATGCCATGGCCGAGGCGCGCGTCGCCGACTGGATGCATGACGCGGCCGAGGCGTTGGCCGTGGGCCGGGCGGTGGGCGAAGAGGTGATCGTGATTTCAACCTCCACCGGCGGAACGGTGGCGGCCCTTGCACTTTCACAGCCGGAACTGGCCGAGCGGGTTAAAGGGGTGATTTTCGTGTCGCCCAATTTCGGCATTCAGAACACGCTGGCCCCGCTGCTCACCTGGCCCGGCGCGCGCCATTGGCTGCCGCTTCTGGCCGGAGAAAGACGCAGTTTCGAGCCGCGCAATCCGGGCCAGGCGGCGCATTGGACGACCGAATATCCAAGTGCCGCGGTCTTTCCCATGGCGGCCATGGTGCGGCATGCGATCAAACAGGATTATAGCCGAACGACCATTCCCGCGCTTTTCTATTATTCCAGCGATGACAAGGTGGTACGCCCCGATATTACAGCAAAGGTTGAAGCGGCCTGGGGCGGAGAGGTCACGCGCCTTTCGCCCGTGCTGACTGAGACTGACGATCCCTTCGCGCATGTTGTGGCCGGTGATATCATGTCACCAGGCAATACCGGTGCCGCGACACAGGCCATGCTCACCTGGATCACGGGCCTTTAG